From one Pontibacillus sp. HMF3514 genomic stretch:
- a CDS encoding type IA DNA topoisomerase translates to MTKVVILAEKPSQAKAYAEAFTVQEKSKTYIQLKPDDTFPNGATITWGVGHLVELKEPHDYKPEWKRWKLDQLPIVPERFLEKVSKGKWEQFQAVKKLFQQADVIVNAADVDREGSNIFYSILRLTGVKGKPIKRLWINSLEKDEVRKGFKSLQDNDKDLRLFDEAKARQISDWMVGINASRLFTLLLKKKGFESYLSIGRVQSPTVYLIYQRHKEIENFKPEPFYQIEGLFRSESGSYKGLAEIKEKDKAKVQELMDKHGLKEKEDYKGIVQKVDKKTKHQKSPKLHSLSTLQSVANRRWKYTPSQVLKTLQKLYEKRLVTYPRTDCNFITENEFAYVVNNLNKYQEALNVSFTPTSLKPDKRYVNSSKVQEHYAIIPTKSVPTQKKLSGLSREESNIYNEILATTLAMFHSDYVYEETTIFTHVQDLPFKSTGKRDVKQGWKELFPNPSKNKQKEEADLPNVQNGEQVGARLHIKESMTQPPKPYTEGQLINMMKTCGKLMDDEEDVEILKEVEGLGTEATRSSIIETIKAQKYIEVKRNNVSITDKGIMLCEAIEGTLLSSPSMTAKWESYLKKIGSGEGSKQVFIKQTSQFIEKLMQETPESIEQVNVRSTGEKKNWNEPIAKCPACSTGSITDRYKFYGCSAYKEGCKVTFPKKLAGKTLTNNMIKTLCEKKRTKVLKGFKGKKTFSTALMLDQDYKIKFDFKQKA, encoded by the coding sequence ATGACGAAAGTGGTCATCCTAGCGGAAAAACCCTCTCAGGCAAAAGCTTATGCAGAGGCTTTTACAGTTCAGGAAAAATCGAAAACATACATTCAATTAAAGCCAGATGATACATTCCCGAACGGTGCGACGATTACGTGGGGAGTCGGGCATCTTGTTGAATTAAAAGAACCCCATGATTATAAACCGGAGTGGAAGCGTTGGAAGCTTGATCAACTGCCGATTGTTCCTGAGCGATTTCTTGAGAAAGTCTCTAAAGGGAAATGGGAGCAGTTTCAAGCGGTTAAGAAATTGTTCCAGCAGGCGGATGTGATCGTTAATGCAGCCGATGTCGATCGTGAAGGTTCCAATATTTTTTATAGTATTCTCCGATTAACAGGCGTAAAAGGAAAACCTATTAAACGTTTATGGATTAATTCTCTCGAAAAGGATGAAGTACGTAAAGGGTTTAAGAGTTTACAAGATAATGATAAGGACTTGCGTTTATTTGATGAAGCGAAAGCTCGCCAAATCAGTGATTGGATGGTTGGGATCAATGCCAGTCGTTTGTTCACCTTGCTTTTGAAGAAAAAAGGTTTCGAGAGTTATTTGTCGATCGGGCGAGTACAGTCTCCTACGGTTTATTTAATCTATCAAAGACATAAGGAAATCGAAAACTTTAAACCTGAGCCTTTTTACCAGATCGAAGGCCTTTTTCGATCGGAATCAGGTTCATACAAAGGTTTAGCTGAGATCAAGGAAAAGGATAAGGCAAAGGTGCAGGAACTTATGGACAAGCATGGGCTTAAAGAAAAGGAAGACTACAAAGGGATTGTCCAAAAGGTAGACAAAAAAACAAAACATCAAAAGTCACCGAAGCTCCATTCCTTGTCCACGCTTCAAAGTGTTGCGAATAGACGTTGGAAGTACACTCCGTCACAAGTCCTTAAGACATTGCAAAAACTTTATGAAAAGCGTCTTGTTACGTATCCGAGAACAGACTGTAACTTTATAACTGAAAATGAGTTTGCTTATGTAGTTAACAACCTGAACAAATATCAGGAAGCATTGAACGTCTCCTTCACACCTACGTCCCTAAAACCAGATAAACGATATGTTAACAGCTCGAAAGTTCAGGAACACTATGCGATCATTCCGACAAAATCAGTCCCCACGCAAAAGAAGCTGAGTGGATTAAGCCGTGAGGAAAGTAATATTTATAATGAAATTCTGGCTACGACTCTAGCAATGTTCCACTCGGACTACGTGTATGAAGAGACTACGATTTTTACCCATGTTCAGGACTTACCATTCAAATCTACAGGTAAAAGAGATGTGAAACAGGGCTGGAAAGAGCTATTTCCAAATCCGTCTAAAAACAAACAGAAGGAAGAGGCAGATCTTCCGAATGTCCAAAATGGTGAGCAGGTAGGCGCTCGTCTTCATATTAAGGAAAGTATGACCCAGCCTCCAAAGCCATACACAGAAGGTCAATTAATCAATATGATGAAAACCTGTGGAAAGCTCATGGATGATGAGGAAGATGTGGAGATCTTAAAAGAAGTCGAAGGCCTGGGAACAGAAGCCACACGATCCAGTATCATTGAAACGATTAAGGCGCAGAAATATATTGAAGTGAAACGGAATAACGTGTCGATCACAGATAAAGGGATTATGCTTTGTGAAGCGATTGAAGGCACGCTGTTATCAAGCCCTTCTATGACTGCGAAATGGGAATCGTATTTAAAAAAGATCGGAAGCGGCGAAGGGTCAAAACAAGTATTTATCAAACAGACTAGCCAATTTATTGAAAAGTTAATGCAAGAAACTCCTGAGTCCATTGAACAAGTTAACGTCCGAAGCACAGGTGAGAAAAAGAATTGGAATGAACCGATCGCTAAGTGTCCGGCATGCTCGACGGGATCAATTACAGATCGATACAAATTTTATGGGTGCTCCGCTTACAAAGAAGGGTGTAAAGTGACCTTTCCAAAGAAATTAGCTGGAAAAACGTTAACGAATAATATGATTAAAACGTTGTGCGAGAAAAAGCGAACGAAGGTTTTAAAAGGATTTAAAGGGAAGAAAACATTCAGCACGGCCTTAATGCTAGATCAAGATTATAAGATTAAATTTGATTTTAAACAGAAAGCTTGA
- a CDS encoding general stress protein — protein sequence MDQRIIGGVFSKVGHAEKAITDLQHHGYGSDDISVFAKDKSKVNVLEDEMDTSVKSNKAGRGKSAGKGAGLGAISGGALGGIGGLITGLGLLAIPGIGQIAAAGPIAASLTGAGVGAGGGGVVGALVGAGMPKKDAQQYENHLKDGKIIVIVEATEKMQDKVYRTFLSNHTENKSMYPHHYQNHDHTTHHDSVEHHKYDESTNSVEEETYSTHSHTDHPHHEEETRSRTTERHHSSKSH from the coding sequence ATGGATCAAAGAATAATAGGTGGCGTTTTTTCTAAAGTTGGACATGCAGAGAAGGCAATAACAGATTTACAACACCACGGATACGGATCCGACGACATCTCTGTTTTTGCGAAAGACAAAAGCAAAGTTAATGTGTTAGAGGATGAAATGGATACATCCGTTAAATCCAATAAAGCCGGACGAGGGAAAAGTGCTGGGAAAGGTGCTGGATTGGGAGCAATCTCCGGTGGTGCATTAGGCGGAATCGGTGGTCTGATAACAGGTTTAGGGCTCCTCGCTATCCCAGGTATTGGACAAATTGCTGCAGCTGGCCCCATCGCCGCTTCCCTTACTGGTGCTGGAGTAGGTGCTGGTGGTGGTGGAGTTGTAGGCGCTCTTGTTGGAGCAGGTATGCCTAAAAAAGACGCCCAACAGTATGAGAATCATCTTAAAGATGGAAAAATCATTGTCATTGTAGAAGCAACAGAGAAAATGCAAGACAAAGTATATCGTACGTTCCTTTCCAATCATACAGAAAACAAATCAATGTATCCTCATCATTATCAAAATCACGATCACACAACTCATCATGATTCTGTAGAACATCATAAATATGATGAAAGCACAAATTCAGTAGAAGAGGAAACCTATTCAACACATTCTCACACAGACCATCCTCATCATGAAGAGGAAACACGTTCAAGAACTACAGAGAGACATCACTCTTCAAAATCACATTAA
- a CDS encoding lysylphosphatidylglycerol synthase transmembrane domain-containing protein: MAPVKRYVLWTGRLVVGLCFIWLTYLVFDLSYILLEVKKLFSNFWLLLSMVFLYLLAFIFRAKAWQLYVNKHVGLRVFVDGVLYSLFMNHLLPVKAGDIIRSGYLARSKKVSWKTALESVFVMRLLDIIILGFIALIGILYLGLSLSYFFLMGLLIVGGLLLGSVLLKDNWRKVFINQVRKVHSILFSVKGIVILFLILISWCFEALIILAVTSQFSMSLSYLEAIWVNSFTIAGQVFHFSPGGIGTYESFMSFALRAFQIPMKEAYTIAVVTHGFKFIFSFVVGIYLIVSVPIPLKTIKSWLNRKEG; encoded by the coding sequence ATGGCACCAGTGAAGCGGTACGTATTATGGACTGGAAGGTTAGTTGTTGGCTTATGCTTTATTTGGTTAACCTACCTTGTCTTTGATTTATCTTATATCTTATTAGAAGTAAAGAAACTTTTTAGCAACTTTTGGTTGTTGTTATCTATGGTCTTCTTATATTTGTTAGCGTTTATTTTCCGTGCAAAGGCGTGGCAATTGTACGTCAATAAACATGTAGGTTTAAGAGTATTTGTGGATGGTGTTCTGTATAGTCTGTTCATGAATCATCTCCTACCCGTTAAAGCAGGGGATATTATTCGTAGTGGTTACTTAGCTCGGTCGAAAAAGGTGAGCTGGAAAACTGCTCTGGAATCGGTTTTCGTCATGAGGCTTCTAGATATAATCATACTAGGTTTCATAGCCTTGATAGGAATCCTCTATTTAGGGTTGTCTTTATCGTATTTCTTTTTAATGGGACTTTTAATTGTAGGGGGATTACTGCTAGGTTCTGTTTTACTAAAGGATAATTGGCGAAAGGTCTTTATTAATCAGGTTCGTAAAGTGCATTCGATACTTTTTTCTGTTAAGGGAATAGTAATCCTTTTTCTTATTCTTATAAGCTGGTGTTTTGAGGCGCTCATTATTTTGGCTGTAACTTCTCAGTTCAGCATGTCATTATCCTATCTTGAAGCCATTTGGGTGAACAGTTTTACGATTGCAGGTCAAGTATTTCATTTTTCACCTGGCGGGATCGGCACATATGAGAGTTTTATGAGCTTTGCATTAAGAGCTTTTCAAATTCCAATGAAAGAAGCCTATACAATAGCAGTCGTTACACATGGGTTTAAATTCATATTTTCATTTGTGGTAGGTATCTATCTTATCGTAAGCGTACCTATTCCATTAAAAACCATCAAATCCTGGTTGAATAGAAAGGAAGGTTGA
- the pflB gene encoding formate C-acetyltransferase, which yields MRTVEQVKRDSAWQGFTKGRWQQEIDVRDFILRNFTPYEEDESFLQGPTSNTLALWNQVMDLTEKERKNGGVLDLDTKIISTITSHGPGYLNKDTEKIVGFQTDSPFKRSLQPFGGIRMAVAAAESYGFELDKEVENIFTEYRKTHNQGVFDAYTSEMKLARKAGIVTGLPDAYGRGRIIGDYRRVALYGVNHLIAEKKKELELIGNGTMTEDIIRDREETSEQIRALHELKQLGESYGFDISNPAKTAQEAFQWLYFGYLAAIKEQNGAAMSLGRVSTFLDIYIERDLKDGVLTEQAAQELVDHFVMKLRLVKFARTPEYNELFSGDPTWVTESLAGIAHDGRPLVTKNSYRFLHTLDNLGPAPEPNLTVLWSVKLPEPYKKYCAFMSIKSSSIQYENDDLMRESYGDDYGIACCVSAMAIGKQMQFFGARVNLAKALLYAINGGVDEQLNIQVGPAFKPITSNSLNFEEVMEKYDLMLDWLAGLYVNSLNIIHYMHDKYSYERIEMALHDREVIRTMACGIAGLSVVADSLSAIKYASVKVIRDEHGKAIDFETEGDFPKYGNNDDRVDSIAVDLVKRFMNKIRKQYTYRNSKPTQSILTITSNVVYGNKTGNTPDGRKAGEPFAPGANPLHGRDKNGSLASLSSVAKLPYEEALDGISNTFSIVPKALGKDEKTRRANLAGMLDGYVMKGGHHLNVNVFDRDTLLDAMEQPEEYPQLTIRVSGYAVNFIKLTRAQQIDVINRTFHESM from the coding sequence ATGCGTACTGTAGAGCAAGTAAAGCGGGATTCAGCTTGGCAAGGGTTTACAAAAGGAAGATGGCAGCAAGAAATCGACGTTCGTGACTTCATCCTAAGAAATTTTACTCCCTATGAAGAAGATGAATCGTTTTTACAAGGACCGACTTCTAATACTCTTGCATTATGGAATCAAGTCATGGATCTAACTGAAAAAGAGCGGAAGAATGGGGGCGTATTGGATTTAGATACAAAAATTATTTCTACCATCACATCACATGGACCTGGGTATCTTAACAAGGATACAGAAAAGATTGTTGGCTTTCAAACAGATTCTCCATTTAAGCGATCCTTGCAACCATTTGGCGGCATTCGTATGGCAGTAGCCGCTGCTGAGTCTTATGGGTTTGAACTTGATAAAGAAGTAGAGAACATATTTACTGAATATCGTAAAACACATAACCAGGGAGTTTTTGATGCTTATACCTCTGAAATGAAGCTAGCACGTAAGGCGGGAATCGTTACAGGGCTTCCTGATGCATATGGCCGTGGTCGAATTATCGGAGACTATCGAAGAGTCGCCCTTTATGGTGTTAATCATCTCATCGCTGAAAAGAAAAAAGAGCTTGAACTGATTGGAAATGGAACGATGACAGAAGATATCATCCGTGATCGAGAGGAAACCTCCGAGCAAATTCGTGCACTTCATGAACTGAAGCAACTGGGTGAATCCTATGGTTTTGACATCTCCAACCCTGCCAAAACAGCTCAAGAAGCCTTTCAATGGCTATATTTTGGCTACTTAGCAGCGATTAAAGAACAAAATGGTGCTGCTATGAGTCTTGGTCGTGTCTCTACCTTTTTAGATATTTATATCGAACGTGACTTAAAAGATGGAGTTCTAACAGAGCAAGCAGCCCAAGAACTAGTGGACCATTTTGTGATGAAACTAAGACTTGTGAAATTTGCACGGACACCAGAATATAATGAACTATTCAGTGGAGATCCTACTTGGGTTACAGAATCTTTAGCTGGAATTGCACATGACGGCCGCCCACTTGTCACGAAGAACTCTTATCGCTTTTTACACACATTAGATAACTTAGGACCTGCACCTGAACCCAATTTAACTGTTCTATGGTCAGTGAAACTACCAGAACCATACAAAAAATATTGCGCTTTTATGTCCATTAAATCAAGTTCCATTCAATATGAAAATGACGATCTCATGCGTGAAAGTTATGGAGATGATTACGGTATTGCTTGTTGTGTATCTGCTATGGCTATCGGGAAGCAAATGCAGTTCTTCGGTGCACGTGTCAATCTTGCCAAAGCATTATTATACGCCATTAATGGTGGGGTCGATGAACAGTTAAACATACAAGTTGGCCCAGCTTTTAAACCGATTACATCTAATTCCTTAAACTTTGAAGAAGTGATGGAAAAATATGACCTTATGCTTGATTGGTTAGCTGGTCTCTATGTCAACTCCCTCAATATTATTCATTACATGCACGACAAATACAGTTATGAACGTATTGAGATGGCATTACATGATCGTGAAGTCATTCGCACAATGGCATGTGGCATCGCTGGCTTGTCGGTGGTAGCCGACTCACTTAGTGCTATTAAGTATGCAAGTGTAAAAGTGATCCGAGATGAACACGGAAAAGCGATTGATTTCGAAACAGAAGGTGATTTCCCTAAATACGGAAACAACGATGACCGGGTAGACAGTATTGCTGTTGATCTTGTCAAACGTTTTATGAACAAAATACGCAAACAATATACCTATCGAAATTCAAAGCCAACACAATCCATCTTAACGATTACATCAAACGTGGTTTACGGAAATAAAACCGGAAACACACCTGATGGACGGAAAGCAGGTGAACCATTTGCACCAGGGGCCAACCCACTTCATGGTCGTGACAAGAACGGCTCACTCGCTTCTTTAAGCTCTGTAGCTAAGCTTCCATATGAAGAAGCTCTGGATGGAATTTCGAACACCTTTTCCATTGTGCCAAAAGCACTTGGCAAAGATGAAAAAACGCGCCGTGCTAACCTTGCAGGAATGCTTGATGGGTATGTAATGAAAGGCGGGCATCATTTAAATGTAAACGTCTTTGACCGTGATACCCTATTAGACGCTATGGAGCAGCCAGAAGAATATCCACAGTTAACCATTCGTGTATCTGGTTATGCTGTAAACTTTATAAAGCTAACCAGAGCACAACAAATTGATGTAATAAACCGAACGTTCCACGAAAGTATGTAA
- a CDS encoding NAD-dependent epimerase/dehydratase family protein — MSRLNILVTGGAGFIGSHVCSSLLKANHHITIVDNFDPYYDPERKKLQLETVKQVGDFQFYNVDLLNRDECLKVFQAKQYDTVIHLAALPGVAYSVKEPLAYVHYDIEMTINVLKCAGETGVSHVVFSSSSSVYGNKTGGPLSEDMADGKVVSPYAASKYGAESFCHSFQHLYGFQLSILRFFTVYGPWARPDMAIPTFADKLSKGLPIEIFGSGTYRDYTYIDDIVDGVNAVLEHQHENETFNIGYGEPISMERLLENFRRHYPNMNVIQKPWRTGDVVMTWSDISKANTMLSYKPKIKIEEGINKMIHWVDSWHQ, encoded by the coding sequence GTGTCAAGGTTGAACATATTAGTCACAGGAGGGGCAGGTTTCATTGGATCCCATGTTTGCTCCAGTCTTTTAAAAGCGAACCATCACATAACCATAGTAGATAACTTTGACCCCTATTATGATCCTGAAAGAAAAAAGCTCCAGCTTGAGACAGTTAAACAAGTAGGTGATTTTCAATTTTATAATGTAGATCTTTTAAATAGAGACGAATGCTTAAAGGTGTTTCAAGCAAAACAATATGATACAGTCATTCATTTAGCTGCATTACCCGGAGTAGCCTATTCTGTTAAAGAACCGTTAGCCTATGTGCACTATGATATTGAAATGACGATTAATGTACTGAAGTGTGCAGGGGAAACAGGAGTTTCTCACGTCGTCTTTTCTTCATCATCCTCTGTGTATGGTAATAAAACAGGGGGGCCATTATCGGAGGATATGGCTGATGGGAAAGTAGTTTCTCCTTATGCAGCCTCTAAATATGGAGCTGAATCTTTCTGTCATTCATTCCAACACCTATATGGTTTCCAACTTTCCATTTTACGTTTCTTTACTGTTTATGGCCCGTGGGCACGACCAGATATGGCTATACCTACTTTTGCTGATAAATTATCTAAAGGATTACCTATAGAGATTTTTGGAAGCGGCACATATCGTGACTATACTTATATTGATGATATTGTAGATGGGGTAAATGCTGTGCTCGAGCATCAGCACGAAAATGAAACCTTTAACATTGGGTATGGTGAACCTATATCAATGGAGAGATTACTGGAAAACTTTCGAAGACATTATCCAAACATGAATGTGATTCAAAAGCCTTGGAGAACAGGTGATGTTGTAATGACTTGGTCTGATATATCAAAAGCGAATACCATGCTATCTTATAAGCCCAAAATTAAAATAGAAGAAGGAATTAATAAAATGATTCATTGGGTGGATTCATGGCACCAGTGA
- a CDS encoding DHHA1 domain-containing protein, with protein sequence MTRRLYYEDPYKMEFESKVITIDQDKHGPYVVLEETAFYPTGGGQPFDKGTLNGIEVIDVEEVGGEVRHYTDGIISSDTQEVHGILDKERRIDHMQQHCGQHIISAIFDDQFDIPTTSFHLGKDTVTIDLDTENLSEDLLQKAEAQVNGVIHKNYPVEIKWMTGEEAKDYPLRKSLAVEGDVRLVIIPEIDYNGCGGTHPRSTGEVMATKFLGWTKNKKQVRLEFVCGYRLLSMFGQKHRVLTEMKQLIPRPEDQMVEEVDQLIKASKEKDKKITELEEQMLKYEARDIVMESQGNKVIQRVFKDRSIKTLQSLGKEMIEEVPDAYLILVSEQEDQLQFVLAHGVEINQNMNDVAKQTMPLIEGKGGGKPNFVQGGGKRLIDGTDFANRVKEQLSV encoded by the coding sequence ATGACAAGAAGGCTTTACTATGAAGATCCATATAAGATGGAATTCGAATCTAAGGTTATAACAATAGATCAAGACAAGCATGGTCCTTATGTGGTGTTAGAGGAGACAGCGTTTTACCCTACCGGTGGTGGACAACCATTCGATAAGGGAACATTGAATGGAATTGAAGTGATTGATGTAGAAGAAGTGGGTGGCGAGGTACGTCATTATACGGATGGAATAATATCATCTGATACGCAAGAGGTTCACGGAATCCTTGATAAAGAAAGACGTATCGACCATATGCAGCAACATTGTGGACAGCACATCATTTCAGCCATTTTTGATGATCAGTTCGACATACCAACAACGAGCTTTCATTTAGGAAAAGACACGGTGACAATTGATTTGGATACGGAAAACCTATCCGAAGACCTTTTGCAAAAAGCTGAGGCTCAAGTTAATGGTGTCATCCATAAAAATTATCCAGTTGAAATAAAGTGGATGACAGGGGAAGAGGCGAAGGATTACCCACTGCGTAAGTCTCTTGCCGTTGAAGGTGATGTTCGCCTGGTCATTATTCCAGAGATTGATTACAACGGATGCGGTGGAACACACCCTAGATCAACTGGTGAAGTAATGGCAACGAAGTTTCTAGGATGGACAAAAAATAAGAAGCAGGTACGTTTGGAGTTCGTCTGTGGTTATCGACTTTTATCTATGTTCGGGCAGAAGCACCGAGTATTAACTGAAATGAAGCAGCTTATTCCAAGGCCGGAAGATCAAATGGTAGAAGAAGTCGATCAGTTAATCAAAGCAAGTAAGGAGAAAGATAAGAAAATCACTGAACTTGAAGAACAAATGCTTAAGTATGAAGCACGAGATATTGTCATGGAGTCACAGGGGAATAAAGTGATTCAACGTGTCTTCAAGGACCGCTCGATCAAAACGCTCCAATCTCTAGGGAAAGAAATGATCGAAGAAGTGCCGGATGCTTACCTCATCTTGGTGAGTGAACAAGAAGACCAGCTACAGTTCGTACTGGCTCATGGAGTAGAAATCAATCAAAACATGAATGATGTCGCCAAACAAACCATGCCTCTGATTGAAGGAAAAGGAGGCGGAAAGCCGAATTTTGTTCAAGGTGGAGGCAAAAGGTTAATAGACGGAACAGACTTCGCTAATCGAGTGAAAGAACAGTTATCAGTATAG